GTTTTTGGATTGCTTAATGCCGCATCTAACTGCGTAAAGTAGCCGTTTACCGATACCAAAACGTCATTTTTTGTCCCCCAAATCTGCTCGTAATTAGAGGTCTGATAACTGGTTCCTATTACAGCAGAAATATCATGTTTCCCAAGTTTCTTTATGTAATCTATAGTATTGTCAAATACAAGACCTCTGTATTGTGCCTGGTTTTTATTTAATGAAGACGGATCGGTAGGTTGGTTATACGCCCAATAGCCTACTTTTCTTAAATATTCATGCTTATCGTTACTTAAATCAAAACCAAAATTGGTTCTGAATTTTAAAGATTTAAAAAATTCAAGCTCGCCAAAAACGTTTCCTCTTGTTCTCAGATTTCCATTTTTTGTGTTTTCGAAATCTTCTCTGGCAAAAGGATTAGTCCCAAAAGTAACGTCTCTGGAACCATCTCCATAACCATAGCCACCTCGTGCCGCATTATTAGGGTCGTAAATAGGAATGGTAGGCAACATGCGGTAAACGTCAATAATAGGATTGGTATTTAATTCGTTAACTGAATAATTACTGAGTACTATATTTTCTCCAATATTTAGTTTTAAATTTTCACCAAAACTTCTTGAAGTAGACATATTGGAACGTAATGTAAAACGTTCACTATTGGAACCAATAGTTGTTCCCGAGTTTGTTTGGTAGTTTCCGGAAATAAAATATCTGCTTTCTTTGGATCCTCCAGAAAATGAAATGTTATGGTCCTGAAGCCAGCCTGTTTTAAAAACTTCTTCCTGCCAGTCTGTATTACCATCGAAGTGATTTGCAGGTTGTTTATTGGCATTACTGAAAGCCAGATCGTTCAGGTTAATCCATTGCTCGCGATTGGTGAGATTATATCTGGGCAGCCACTGTGCAGTTCCTCTCGAAGATAGGTCTATCTTCATTTTTCCTTCCTTCCCTTGCTTGGTTGTTATAATAATAACACCATTACCGGCTCTGGAACCATAAATTGCAGCCGCAGAAGCGTCTTTTAATACCTGAATGCTTTCTATATCATTGAAGTTAAAGTCTCTGTTTGCGCCAGAAACTATTCCGTCTACAACATATAGCGGATTACTTGGTCCTAAAGTTCCCGTTCCCCTGATTTCTACTTTACCTTCTGAACCTGGAGATCCTGCTGTTCTAACCATTAAGCCGGGCAAAGTTCCCAGCGCATCTCCTACAGTACCGGAAACGGTAGTGTTTTTCATTTCACTCGGGTTAAATACAGAAACAGCACCCGTAAGATCTGATTTTTTAATTGTCTGATAACCGATAACAACAACTTCTTCCAGTGCTTTTTTGTCTGTAAGAAGTGTAATGTCTAATGTTGTCTGGTTATTGTACACAATAGTTTGGGGAAGCATTCCCAGCATAGAAAAAACTATTTCCTGACCTTTTGTTGCACTAATGGAATAGTTCCCATTCAGGTCTGTCATAGTGCCCCGGGCTGTACCTTTAACGGTAATCGCGACCCCAGGTAAGGGAATGCCCGATTCATCAAACACCCTACCTTTCATGTTGTTATCCTGTGCATAGGCCACTGTAGATAAAACATAGAAAAACAAGAATAAAGTTTTCTTTAACATGTAATTTAATTTTTGGGTTTATAATTTAAACTCTAATTGGTCTCTAAATTCCGACTGTAGCAAAACACAAAAGCAATTGCTTTGATTTGAACTTTTGTATTATGTAAACTTTGGTGTATTTAGATGTGAAGTAAAGTTATGTATAAGGATAGGAGTGGTTATAACACTTTCTAATCAAAAAATGGTAAAAATGGGTAAATAAAGCTAAAATGTTAGTTTTTACCATTTTTTACCGGTTTTTGCTATAAATGGAAATGCAAATAGTTCTTTGCTAAATGTTATTCTCATAAATTTATGTATTGTGAAGATTAAGCTTTTTTATATCGTTTCATTGTATTTTCTCCTTAATCCCGGATTTGTTTTGGGGCAGGAGAATCCAAACTTTCATTTTAAGAAACTACAGGTTACTGATGGGCTTTCGGAGAATGCGGTCTATTGTATTTTACAGGATACAGATGGATTTATGTGGTTTGGTACTAAAGATGGGTTAAATCGTTTCGATGGCAGTTCATTTAGAGTCTATCAGCATCAGTTTGGAAAAAAGCAATCTATCGGAAATAACTTTATAAGAAGTATCGCCCAAAAAAATAAAAGTCAATTGTATATAGGAACAGATGTAGGCCTTTATATAATGGACAAAATAAAAGAGACATTTTCAAAGCTAAACATCAAAGCTAGTGATAACTCAATTATCTCTTCTGCAATAAACTCTTTGTTGGTTGACAAAGATGGAAATTTGTGGATAGCGACTATGGCTCAAGGTATTTATGTTTATGAAAGTAAAAGTGGCAGGCTAAATAAAGTAGTTATTGAAAATGTGGATCTGGGATTGAATGCTTCCTGGTCTATCATACAAGATAAATCTGGGACAATTTGGGCAGGTACCAGATTGGGACTGCTCAGATATAACGCGGTCTCATCAAAATTTGAAATTGTTCCTTCTTTATTTAGCAAAGCTGAGAATTCTGACAACGAAGTGTTATCAATACTTGAGGACAACAAGGGGAATCTATGGCTGGGAACTTGGTCTAATGGGGTGAGATACTACAACAAACAGTCAGAAGAATATACGTCTTTTCTTAATAATAAGCCGGGAGCCAGTTATATAACTCATATCCGAGCAATTTTTCAATACACAGAAAAATCTCTGCTTATAGGATCTGATGATGGCTTGTATCTTTTCAACCTGGAAAGTAATGTTCCCAAAAGACTGGATATCCCACAATTTAAATACAGTCTAAGCGATCAGAATGTATATTCTATAGCAAAAGATAAAGAAGGTGGAGTTTGGATTGGAACTTACTTTGGAGGGGTAAACTATCTAAATCCCGCTTTGCTAACAATAGAAACTTATTATCCTGATTTATTACACGGGTTTCTTTCTGGAAAGGCAGTTAGTCAGTTTTGTGAAGATCCTAGAGGAAATATATGGATAGCGACAGAAGATGGAGGCTTAAACTATTTTGACGTAAAAACAAAGCTCGTTACTCAGCCTGTAAAGACTAGTTATCATAACACACACGCATTACTTTTAGATGGAGAAAATCTGTGGATAGGAACCTTTTCACGCGGGATCGACATTTATAATACAAAAACCGGAAAGTTGGTTAATTACAGATTTAAATCAAATGA
This genomic interval from Pseudopedobacter saltans DSM 12145 contains the following:
- a CDS encoding SusC/RagA family TonB-linked outer membrane protein, encoding MLKKTLFLFFYVLSTVAYAQDNNMKGRVFDESGIPLPGVAITVKGTARGTMTDLNGNYSISATKGQEIVFSMLGMLPQTIVYNNQTTLDITLLTDKKALEEVVVIGYQTIKKSDLTGAVSVFNPSEMKNTTVSGTVGDALGTLPGLMVRTAGSPGSEGKVEIRGTGTLGPSNPLYVVDGIVSGANRDFNFNDIESIQVLKDASAAAIYGSRAGNGVIIITTKQGKEGKMKIDLSSRGTAQWLPRYNLTNREQWINLNDLAFSNANKQPANHFDGNTDWQEEVFKTGWLQDHNISFSGGSKESRYFISGNYQTNSGTTIGSNSERFTLRSNMSTSRSFGENLKLNIGENIVLSNYSVNELNTNPIIDVYRMLPTIPIYDPNNAARGGYGYGDGSRDVTFGTNPFAREDFENTKNGNLRTRGNVFGELEFFKSLKFRTNFGFDLSNDKHEYLRKVGYWAYNQPTDPSSLNKNQAQYRGLVFDNTIDYIKKLGKHDISAVIGTSYQTSNYEQIWGTKNDVLVSVNGYFTQLDAALSNPKTGSYQDNEKLFSVFGRLNYTYDEKYLFSFTMRRDESSKFNPVYSVGYFPSVSAGWRISKESFFNVPWINDLKLRANYGILGTSNIGPWDWNSFITVFPQAIFGVDQNIVTGMTQIRLANADLKWEKMAQFNGGFDATILNNRLQISTDFFIKETKDVLTAMQIQMVTGNNGGNPVVNAATLKNTGVELTTTWRDRIGEFGYSLGLNASYLKNKIVKLGYGRDEFTQWDTKSIVGHPIGEWYLIKTDGLFKSVEEVQAHRSSNGTLIQPNAQPGDVKFVDYNDDGRITDADRQHCGSTIPKYQLGMNFGFDYKGFDLQLQFSGSFGFKSFNGPRSGYDRFDDNSNYRADYDPWTPDNPNAKDPRPISGDSRNVVGNQDRWLENGGYLRIKQIALGYSLPKKALGTTFSQVRLYVNAQNLVTFTSYKGLDPEFLNTNIWDRSYDGGAFPNPRGITFGTQITF